In a single window of the Pieris rapae chromosome 9, ilPieRapa1.1, whole genome shotgun sequence genome:
- the LOC111003710 gene encoding uncharacterized protein LOC111003710 isoform X1 codes for MAHSRGNLVTALILFTLQIATPAKNNARPVYEVIHEQARMDDIRLSSAPDTLPYGNPLAGNSAQNARLHASNQQAMFNAERIRQHKAQLQRLTQGPPLIDSYMKAYHESQESHQQALEEQQATVQDVETTTPAISHQIRNRPIQNRQRTRNRDRSGIQKQEFKSRTISVEPEKRTRGVNERSRNHRSYGSVEYEQYLQSKLPLAYLTATGSDQGVTIKSNGNAGITKEQNKESSNLYTTAISSSSKYLPKAYHPVKEINALESILRKEPSDQLTEFQTLLNADQTLDNFQYPLKDPSEHQNPKSYNGAFEQIPSTYASAYSVRDHTPITEEIDDIENPKPYQNTFVIPQVTTVAPLSMVTNSYYKIEVASQTIGSAINPNKINEGLTLNQEDSIHENIGESYINYPDGIQHLAEDGTGVSAYGDENVSNKLRFKRSELDTEPFLLPVTNETITETQTPSNTTDNPVAESLRRPFHKKRNDFDIFLTPDFQIGEASDYDYDETPKRRPTPKYESFYGDDDYYEDFDNEHDEPRPISLAEQPLQNTHVSYPSGIKGSFSHRYGEFRRPSPGPVYGLPPTTSYGVPSLYEPQTFNPSPYISPVNSLVPNVLEPVYMLTQSQLRQLIGQPNLNIEHLDVYQVSKDKKKMHYRRKFRKRYPYKQRNVRNKLHKLHKLKLV; via the coding sequence ATGGCGCATTCACGAGGCAATTTGGTCACAGCCTTGATTTTATTCACATTACAAATTGCTACGCCGGCTAAAAATAATGCCAGACCTGTCTACGAAGTAATACATGAACAAGCCCGAATGGATGACATACGATTGTCTAGCGCCCCTGATACTCTTCCTTATGGCAATCCATTAGCTGGTAATTCTGCGCAAAACGCAAGACTACATGCTAGCAACCAGCAAGCCATGTTCAACGCAGAAAGAATACGGCAACATAAAGCACAACTTCAAAGACTAACTCAAGGTCCACCACTAATAGATAGCTATATGAAAGCTTATCATGAATCACAAGAAAGTCATCAACAAGCCTTAGAAGAACAACAAGCTACAGTACAAGACGTAGAAACAACAACCCCAGCAATAAGCCATCAAATTAGAAATAGGCCTATACAAAATAGGCAAAGAACGAGGAATCGTGATAGAAGTGGAATTCAGAAACAAGAATTTAAAAGCAGGACAATAAGCGTAGAGCCAGAAAAACGAACTAGGGGTGTTAATGAGAGAAGTAGAAACCATAGATCATATGGCTCTGTAGAATATGAACAATACTTACAATCAAAACTTCCACTAGCTTATTTAACAGCAACCGGTTCGGATCAAGGTGTAACTATAAAATCAAATGGGAATGCTGGCATAACAAaagaacaaaataaagaatcgaGTAACCTTTATACAACAGCTATTTCTAGCTCAAGTAAATATCTTCCAAAAGCCTATCATCctgtaaaagaaataaatgcaCTAGAGTCGATACTTAGAAAAGAACCTAGCGATCAATTAACTGAATTTCAAACTTTGCTTAATGCAGACCAAACTCTAGATAACTTTCAATATCCATTAAAAGATCCTTCTGAGCACCAAAATCCAAAAAGTTACAATGGTGCATTTGAACAGATTCCAAGCACATATGCAAGTGCTTATAGTGTAAGAGATCATACTCCTATTACAGAAGAAATTGATGACATTGAAAACCCTAAGCCATACCAAAATACCTTTGTGATACCTCAAGTAACTACTGTAGCACCTCTATCAATGGTCACTAACAGTTATTACAAAATAGAAGTAGCTAGTCAAACTATTGGTAGCGCTATAAACCCCAACAAGATCAATGAAGGATTAACTCTTAATCAAGAAGATAGTATTCATGAAAATATTGGtgaaagttatattaattacccTGACGGTATTCAACATTTAGCGGAAGATGGTACCGGTGTATCAGCATATGGCGATgaaaatgtaagtaataaattaaggtTTAAACGATCTGAACTGGACACTGAACCTTTCCTTCTACCTGTAACTAATGAAACAATAACTGAAACACAAACTCCTTCAAATACCACTGACAACCCTGTTGCTGAATCTTTGCGACGTCCATTTCACAAAAAACGTaatgattttgatatttttctaaCACCTGACTTCCAAATCGGTGAAGCGTCAGACTACGATTACGACGAGACGCCGAAACGCCGTCCTACTCCAAAATATGAATCCTTTTATGGTGATGATGATTATTATGAAGATTTTGATAACGAGCATGATGAACCAAGGCCTATCAGCCTAGCAGAACAGCCACTGCAAAATACTCATGTCTCTTACCCAAGTGGCATAAAGGGAAGCTTTTCCCATAGATATGGAGAATTTAGACGCCCAAGCCCCGGTCCTGTGTATGGCCTTCCTCCAACTACATCTTACGGAGTCCCCTCTCTGTATGAACCACAGACATTCAATCCGTCTCCCTACATATCACCAGTCAATTCGCTAGTACCAAATGTGTTGGAGCCGGTTTATATGTTGACACAGTCGCAATTAAGACAATTAATTGGCCAGCCAAACCTTAATATTGAACATTTAGATGTATATCAAGTTTCTaaagataaaaagaaaatgcaCTATCGCCGGAAATTTAGAAAACGGTATCCTTACAAACAAAGAAacgttagaaataaattacacaaacTACACAAGTTGAAATTAGTATaa
- the LOC111003710 gene encoding uncharacterized protein LOC111003710 isoform X2 translates to MAHSRGNLVTALILFTLQIATPAKNNARPVYEVIHEQARMDDIRLSSAPDTLPYGNPLAGNSAQNARLHASNQQAMFNAERIRQHKAQLQRLTQGPPLIDSYMKAYHESQESHQQALEEQQATVQDVETTTPAISHQIRNRPIQNRQRTRNRDRSGIQKQEFKSRTISVEPEKRTRGVNERSRNHRSYGSVEYEQYLQSKLPLAYLTATGSDQGVTIKSNGNAGITKEQNKESSNLYTTAISSSSKYLPKAYHPVKEINALESILRKEPSDQLTEFQTLLNADQTLDNFQYPLKDPSEHQNPKSYNGAFEQIPSTYASAYSVRDHTPITEEIDDIENPKPYQNTFVIPQVTTVAPLSMVTNSYYKIEVASQTIGSAINPNKINEGLTLNQEDSIHENIGESYINYPDGIQHLAEDGTGVSAYGDENLQYAANYEFGYRVRDPASGNYFGQYEAKAGEKTSGHYHVLLPDGRMQNVQYSAGPSGYHADISYDHLAS, encoded by the exons ATGGCGCATTCACGAGGCAATTTGGTCACAGCCTTGATTTTATTCACATTACAAATTGCTACGCCGGCTAAAAATAATGCCAGACCTGTCTACGAAGTAATACATGAACAAGCCCGAATGGATGACATACGATTGTCTAGCGCCCCTGATACTCTTCCTTATGGCAATCCATTAGCTGGTAATTCTGCGCAAAACGCAAGACTACATGCTAGCAACCAGCAAGCCATGTTCAACGCAGAAAGAATACGGCAACATAAAGCACAACTTCAAAGACTAACTCAAGGTCCACCACTAATAGATAGCTATATGAAAGCTTATCATGAATCACAAGAAAGTCATCAACAAGCCTTAGAAGAACAACAAGCTACAGTACAAGACGTAGAAACAACAACCCCAGCAATAAGCCATCAAATTAGAAATAGGCCTATACAAAATAGGCAAAGAACGAGGAATCGTGATAGAAGTGGAATTCAGAAACAAGAATTTAAAAGCAGGACAATAAGCGTAGAGCCAGAAAAACGAACTAGGGGTGTTAATGAGAGAAGTAGAAACCATAGATCATATGGCTCTGTAGAATATGAACAATACTTACAATCAAAACTTCCACTAGCTTATTTAACAGCAACCGGTTCGGATCAAGGTGTAACTATAAAATCAAATGGGAATGCTGGCATAACAAaagaacaaaataaagaatcgaGTAACCTTTATACAACAGCTATTTCTAGCTCAAGTAAATATCTTCCAAAAGCCTATCATCctgtaaaagaaataaatgcaCTAGAGTCGATACTTAGAAAAGAACCTAGCGATCAATTAACTGAATTTCAAACTTTGCTTAATGCAGACCAAACTCTAGATAACTTTCAATATCCATTAAAAGATCCTTCTGAGCACCAAAATCCAAAAAGTTACAATGGTGCATTTGAACAGATTCCAAGCACATATGCAAGTGCTTATAGTGTAAGAGATCATACTCCTATTACAGAAGAAATTGATGACATTGAAAACCCTAAGCCATACCAAAATACCTTTGTGATACCTCAAGTAACTACTGTAGCACCTCTATCAATGGTCACTAACAGTTATTACAAAATAGAAGTAGCTAGTCAAACTATTGGTAGCGCTATAAACCCCAACAAGATCAATGAAGGATTAACTCTTAATCAAGAAGATAGTATTCATGAAAATATTGGtgaaagttatattaattacccTGACGGTATTCAACATTTAGCGGAAGATGGTACCGGTGTATCAGCATATGGCGATgaaaat TTACAATACGCAGCGAACTACGAGTTTGGTTATAGGGTAAGAGACCCAGCAAGTGGCAATTATTTCGGCCAATACGAAGCAAAGGCAGGCGAGAAAACCAGTGGGCATTATCATGTATTGCTTCCCGATGGAAGAATGCAAAATGTGCAGTACTCCGCGGGACCCAGCGGATACCACGCAGACATAAGTTACGATCACTTGGCAAGCTAA